In a genomic window of Roseiflexus castenholzii DSM 13941:
- the cmr1 gene encoding type III-B CRISPR module RAMP protein Cmr1, with amino-acid sequence MELTISTLTPLWTGGVEPGKVDRIHETGILGSLRWWYEAIVRGLGGTACDPSKGECRFDAEKYQKSTATDERQRLRDAGLCDVCQLFGATGWRRRFRLEVVNDQTAPLWAGNQPLNIRPPGRNRGWFLPPGRMGTFTLRIHGDATSVKHLLALFRFVERWGSLGAKPQLGYGVIAIQNWDAVKNNLNDWSWRQAAQSFGNNSSAPNADLPDLRRFGFFRYRFQPPDKAWWSRIGGFERVVAQVRPFAARTVPVPPVLKNAWRFQHWQPSWEDEHTFWGRVATDRIRGKVAVSWAYPRTNGWEIRGSAWLSGVEPEPVWQLLSNAAIVNQTLGVTGGTMDTMRPQTTDQLLNVLENL; translated from the coding sequence ATGGAACTAACAATCAGCACCCTCACCCCACTATGGACCGGCGGCGTAGAACCGGGAAAGGTTGACCGTATCCACGAAACCGGCATCCTCGGCAGCCTGCGCTGGTGGTACGAAGCCATCGTGCGTGGGCTTGGTGGAACAGCCTGCGATCCGAGCAAGGGCGAATGCCGGTTCGATGCCGAGAAATACCAGAAGAGCACGGCAACTGATGAGCGTCAGCGGTTACGTGACGCCGGCTTGTGCGATGTGTGCCAACTCTTCGGCGCAACTGGATGGCGGCGGCGGTTTCGGCTTGAGGTGGTAAACGATCAAACCGCTCCGCTCTGGGCAGGCAATCAACCACTGAATATTCGCCCGCCGGGACGCAACCGGGGCTGGTTTCTACCACCGGGAAGGATGGGCACCTTCACCCTCCGCATCCACGGCGATGCGACAAGTGTGAAACACTTACTCGCATTGTTCCGCTTCGTAGAACGTTGGGGCAGTCTCGGAGCCAAGCCGCAACTTGGGTATGGAGTGATAGCCATTCAAAACTGGGATGCGGTCAAGAACAATCTGAACGACTGGTCGTGGCGACAAGCAGCACAATCGTTTGGCAACAACTCATCTGCACCCAATGCTGACCTCCCCGACCTGCGTCGCTTTGGTTTTTTCCGCTATCGCTTTCAGCCGCCCGACAAGGCATGGTGGAGTCGCATCGGAGGATTTGAACGGGTGGTGGCGCAGGTGCGTCCCTTTGCCGCCCGAACCGTACCCGTCCCGCCGGTGCTCAAGAACGCATGGCGTTTTCAGCACTGGCAACCTTCGTGGGAAGACGAACACACGTTCTGGGGGCGCGTTGCTACTGACCGAATCCGTGGGAAAGTTGCCGTCAGTTGGGCATACCCGCGTACTAATGGCTGGGAGATTCGCGGCTCGGCATGGCTGAGCGGGGTCGAACCTGAACCGGTCTGGCAACTGTTGAGCAATGCCGCCATCGTGAACCAGACCCTGGGCGTGACCGGGGGTACAATGGACACGATGCGGCCTCAGACTACCGACCAGTTGCTGAATGTGCTGGAGAACCTATGA
- a CDS encoding alpha-amylase family glycosyl hydrolase encodes MKARALFLIIVLIIVGCGAPSAAVPPTATPPAAPSATPLSEEAALLATMAANAPSPAEATPTVPLPTLFPTITLGPTAEPRPLPAGWWDTAVCYEIFVRSFYDSDGDGIGDINGLIAKLDYINDGDPTGGSDLGANCIWLMPVAEAASYHGYDVIDYNAIEKDYGTNDDFKRLVAEANRRGIRVIVDLVLNHTSSAHPWFISALNDPASPYRDWYIWSPVDPGYRGPWGQQVWHRSPARNEYYYGVFVAEMPDLNYRNPEVVAEAEKIAAFWLNEMGVDGFRLDAIKHIVENGSEQEGTRETHAWMRSFEAAIERIKPGAFTVGEVFGGRAGSLDAYYPDQLDTYFEFGVAEGILRSANTGAPGPYLTAVEDALMRLPYQRWAPFLTNHDQERVMTVLGGDAGKARVAAIALLTLPGLPFVYYGEEIGMTGAKPDERIRTPMQWTGEPGAGFTTGSPWQAPQSDFPTVNVAAQDTDPDSLLNVYRTLIRLHTTRPALGKGDFTALNATGGAAAFLRRSGDDAALVVINFSANPLSGVTLSTAQSNLDPGAYTPELLFGSGNLSPLIVGANGSISAYALPEIPPQRAVIVGLGR; translated from the coding sequence ATGAAAGCACGCGCACTCTTTCTGATCATCGTTCTTATCATCGTTGGGTGCGGTGCGCCTTCTGCGGCAGTTCCGCCAACTGCCACACCGCCTGCCGCACCTTCCGCTACGCCGTTAAGCGAAGAAGCAGCGCTGCTCGCCACCATGGCGGCGAATGCGCCCTCTCCCGCAGAGGCGACCCCCACCGTCCCACTGCCGACCCTGTTTCCGACTATCACCCTCGGACCGACTGCGGAACCGCGACCGTTGCCGGCCGGATGGTGGGACACCGCCGTGTGCTATGAAATCTTCGTGCGCTCGTTCTACGACAGCGACGGCGATGGGATCGGCGATATCAACGGGCTGATCGCAAAACTCGACTACATCAACGATGGCGATCCAACCGGCGGTTCCGACCTTGGCGCCAACTGTATCTGGCTGATGCCGGTGGCGGAAGCCGCCAGCTACCACGGTTACGATGTCATCGACTATAACGCCATCGAAAAAGATTATGGCACAAACGACGATTTCAAGCGTCTTGTGGCAGAGGCGAACCGGCGCGGCATCCGGGTGATCGTCGATCTAGTGTTGAACCACACATCCAGCGCGCATCCCTGGTTTATCTCGGCGCTGAACGATCCTGCATCTCCCTATCGCGACTGGTACATCTGGTCGCCGGTCGATCCCGGCTACCGCGGACCGTGGGGGCAACAGGTCTGGCACCGTTCACCGGCGCGCAACGAGTACTACTATGGCGTTTTCGTCGCCGAAATGCCCGATCTGAACTACCGCAACCCGGAAGTCGTCGCTGAAGCGGAGAAGATCGCCGCCTTCTGGCTGAACGAGATGGGAGTCGATGGGTTCCGCCTCGATGCGATCAAGCACATTGTGGAAAACGGTTCCGAGCAGGAAGGCACGCGCGAAACCCATGCCTGGATGCGCTCATTCGAGGCAGCCATCGAGCGCATCAAACCGGGAGCGTTCACCGTTGGCGAAGTCTTCGGCGGGCGCGCCGGGTCGCTTGACGCCTACTATCCCGACCAACTCGACACCTACTTCGAGTTTGGCGTTGCGGAAGGAATCTTGCGCTCCGCCAACACCGGCGCGCCGGGACCGTACCTGACGGCGGTGGAAGATGCGCTCATGCGCCTTCCATACCAGCGTTGGGCGCCATTCCTCACCAACCACGACCAGGAACGGGTGATGACTGTCCTCGGCGGCGATGCCGGTAAGGCGCGCGTTGCGGCCATCGCCCTGCTGACTCTTCCGGGTCTCCCATTTGTGTACTATGGCGAGGAGATCGGTATGACGGGCGCCAAACCGGATGAGCGCATCCGCACGCCGATGCAGTGGACGGGCGAACCGGGAGCGGGATTCACGACCGGTTCGCCCTGGCAGGCGCCCCAGAGCGATTTCCCGACGGTCAACGTCGCCGCGCAGGATACCGATCCCGACTCGCTGCTCAACGTCTATCGGACCCTCATCCGGTTGCACACCACCCGTCCGGCGCTCGGCAAGGGCGATTTCACCGCGCTGAACGCGACCGGCGGCGCAGCGGCGTTCCTGCGGCGCAGCGGCGACGACGCGGCGCTGGTGGTGATCAACTTCAGCGCCAACCCGCTCTCCGGCGTGACCCTCTCGACTGCGCAGAGCAATCTCGATCCCGGCGCCTACACCCCTGAACTGCTCTTCGGCAGTGGAAACCTGTCGCCGCTCATCGTCGGCGCCAACGGGTCAATCAGCGCGTATGCGCTGCCTGAGATTCCGCCGCAGCGCGCGGTGATTGTTGGGTTGGGGAGATGA
- a CDS encoding lysophospholipid acyltransferase family protein — protein sequence MGFYTLRRERDLEQLDALTRLNIEDLIASFKLDHIRRGRRLLELLCWLPARRFAHQILAYEQMVGSGGLHLGASWIVHTFARRLEIYGAECVPHRGPLLVLSNHPGMSDAMALFVALSRPDLKVIAAERKLLHLLPNISRHLVFIPEGESESRGRMSGMRTIAAHLRRGGAALIYPAGRIEPDPLVMPDAIDALANWSESVSLFARLAPEALVLPVAIGGTISAAALRNPIPRLYRKRRDREWAAATLQVLIPAYRPPVVRVVFTEPFQAASLAELGDPPDIMRAITGRVADAMRRMQASQHADRYGYPVAIAIGNE from the coding sequence ATGGGCTTTTATACGTTGCGCAGGGAACGCGATCTCGAACAACTCGACGCCCTGACCCGCCTGAACATCGAAGACCTGATCGCTTCGTTCAAACTCGACCACATCCGGCGCGGTCGTCGCTTGCTGGAATTGCTCTGCTGGCTCCCTGCGCGCCGCTTTGCCCATCAGATTCTGGCATACGAACAGATGGTCGGCTCAGGCGGCTTGCACCTCGGCGCGTCGTGGATTGTCCACACCTTCGCCCGCCGGCTCGAAATCTACGGTGCGGAGTGTGTTCCGCATCGCGGACCGCTCCTTGTGCTCTCGAACCATCCGGGCATGTCGGATGCGATGGCGCTGTTCGTCGCCCTTTCTCGTCCCGACCTGAAGGTGATCGCTGCGGAACGCAAACTGCTCCACCTGTTGCCGAATATCAGCCGCCACCTGGTGTTCATTCCAGAGGGGGAGAGCGAAAGCCGCGGGCGGATGAGCGGGATGCGCACCATTGCCGCTCATCTCCGACGTGGCGGCGCAGCGTTGATCTACCCTGCCGGCAGGATCGAACCCGACCCGCTAGTCATGCCCGATGCCATCGACGCACTGGCGAACTGGTCGGAGAGCGTGAGCCTCTTTGCGCGGTTGGCGCCGGAGGCGCTGGTGTTGCCGGTCGCCATTGGCGGCACGATCTCGGCTGCCGCGTTGCGCAATCCAATCCCCCGCCTTTACCGCAAACGGCGCGACCGCGAATGGGCAGCGGCGACGTTGCAGGTGCTGATCCCTGCCTATCGTCCGCCGGTGGTGCGCGTGGTGTTTACCGAGCCGTTTCAGGCTGCCAGCCTCGCCGAACTCGGCGATCCGCCCGATATTATGCGCGCCATCACCGGGCGCGTTGCCGATGCCATGCGCCGGATGCAGGCGTCCCAGCACGCCGACAGGTACGGGTATCCGGTCGCAATTGCGATTGGTAATGAATGA
- a CDS encoding RAMP superfamily CRISPR-associated protein codes for MTHDFYARFPFPLVAMTAQSLAVLWLAGETNDLPPGWPDLALLEDPVARFDILAQAMITKHLERARSGTRTQNGGYRLWVEQRAQAFFQQRRAWMQRLGLEPVLPDLTYSPPGSWALHVSFTLRQPYLSRDDQMFHLLDNPLKKERVFKIPYVAASGWKGALRSAMRQLRGYTTLDDEARDTQMVRLFGNVRAAESDFVAGRLTFFPTFFDKARLEVINPHDRTTGVGARGPILLECVPQGAQGDFFLLYVPFGPFGQSDDDRRAGIADDLHAVAEGVRAMLTTYGFGAKTSSGFGAVEEQLAGEGKLVLRAKLAGETAPTVAPSAPQPSELARYLESPTRLHPDLRREDGTLKSEAEYQSFIESQGRKYGKQEKQLYDKAKKWWEQEEQTQAQQTPTPAPEPAPPEPSPVTTFTFRTLSELDDVAQRVATRLREGGAL; via the coding sequence ATGACCCACGACTTCTATGCCCGATTCCCTTTTCCGCTCGTTGCCATGACGGCGCAATCCCTGGCTGTGCTATGGTTGGCCGGTGAGACCAACGATTTGCCGCCCGGCTGGCCCGATCTGGCGCTGCTTGAGGACCCGGTCGCCCGGTTTGACATTCTGGCGCAGGCGATGATAACCAAGCACCTCGAACGTGCACGCAGCGGCACGCGCACTCAGAACGGCGGCTACCGCTTGTGGGTTGAACAACGGGCGCAGGCGTTTTTCCAGCAACGACGCGCCTGGATGCAGCGCTTAGGGCTAGAGCCGGTGTTGCCCGATCTCACGTATTCCCCACCCGGCTCATGGGCGCTCCACGTTTCCTTCACCCTCCGCCAACCGTACCTCAGCCGCGACGACCAGATGTTTCACCTGCTCGACAATCCGCTTAAAAAAGAGCGGGTTTTCAAGATACCCTACGTCGCTGCATCAGGTTGGAAAGGCGCGCTGCGTTCTGCTATGCGGCAACTGCGCGGATACACCACGCTCGATGATGAAGCCAGGGATACGCAAATGGTACGATTGTTCGGTAATGTCAGAGCAGCCGAAAGCGACTTTGTTGCCGGCCGCCTCACCTTTTTCCCAACCTTCTTCGACAAGGCTCGTCTGGAGGTGATCAATCCCCACGACCGCACGACCGGCGTCGGGGCGCGGGGGCCGATCTTGCTGGAATGCGTGCCGCAGGGCGCGCAAGGCGATTTCTTTTTGCTCTACGTGCCGTTTGGTCCATTCGGACAATCTGATGACGATAGACGCGCCGGGATAGCGGACGATCTGCACGCCGTGGCCGAAGGTGTGCGTGCGATGCTCACCACCTACGGCTTTGGCGCCAAGACCAGCAGCGGATTTGGTGCCGTTGAAGAGCAACTGGCCGGCGAGGGTAAACTTGTCCTCCGCGCCAAACTGGCCGGGGAGACGGCGCCGACTGTTGCTCCGTCAGCACCACAGCCATCTGAACTGGCCCGCTACCTCGAATCACCGACCCGACTCCACCCCGACCTGCGGCGTGAAGATGGCACCCTGAAATCCGAAGCGGAGTACCAAAGCTTTATCGAGAGTCAAGGACGAAAGTACGGCAAACAGGAAAAACAATTGTACGACAAAGCAAAAAAGTGGTGGGAGCAGGAAGAGCAAACCCAGGCCCAGCAGACACCTACACCGGCGCCTGAGCCGGCCCCGCCGGAACCCTCACCGGTCACCACCTTCACGTTTCGGACCCTGAGCGAACTCGATGATGTGGCGCAGCGCGTGGCGACCCGGTTGCGGGAGGGGGGTGCGTTGTGA
- a CDS encoding FAD-binding domain-containing protein: MSTDMRRDFANRNELIEYLRREFPQAAARCDEVSATRGGRREAETRLRRIDPRRYAATRNYLSGAVTHLSPYIRHGVLSLAEVRDAALSRVRRSADAAKLVSELGWRDYWQRLYERLGDNVWRDQESYKTGYCAGDYAAELPDDIIEGRTGLACIDAFSHELRATGYLHNHARMWLAAYVVHWRRIRWQAGARWFLEHLLDGDPASNNLSWQWVASTFSHKPYIFNRENLERFTDGVYCRTCPLYGRCDFEGTYDALNRRLFPNATGTTG; this comes from the coding sequence ATGTCTACCGATATGCGCCGTGATTTCGCCAACCGCAATGAGTTGATCGAGTATCTGCGCCGCGAGTTTCCGCAGGCGGCGGCGCGCTGTGACGAGGTGAGCGCGACCCGTGGCGGGAGGCGGGAGGCGGAGACGCGCCTGCGACGTATCGACCCGCGTCGCTACGCCGCCACGCGCAACTACCTGAGTGGTGCAGTCACGCATCTTTCGCCCTACATCCGGCATGGCGTTCTCAGTCTGGCGGAGGTGCGCGATGCGGCACTCAGCCGGGTGCGTCGCTCTGCCGATGCCGCCAAACTGGTCAGCGAACTCGGTTGGCGCGATTACTGGCAGCGCCTCTACGAACGCCTCGGTGACAATGTCTGGCGTGACCAGGAGTCATACAAGACCGGTTATTGCGCCGGTGACTACGCCGCCGAACTGCCGGACGACATTATCGAAGGGCGCACGGGGCTGGCGTGCATCGACGCATTCAGCCACGAATTGCGCGCCACCGGTTACCTGCACAACCACGCGCGCATGTGGCTGGCGGCGTATGTGGTACACTGGCGACGTATCAGATGGCAGGCGGGCGCGCGCTGGTTTCTTGAACATCTGCTCGACGGCGACCCGGCGAGTAACAATCTGTCGTGGCAGTGGGTGGCGAGCACCTTCAGCCACAAGCCGTACATCTTCAACCGCGAAAACCTGGAGCGCTTCACCGATGGCGTCTACTGCCGCACTTGCCCGCTCTACGGGCGCTGCGACTTCGAGGGAACCTACGATGCGCTGAACCGGCGCCTCTTTCCGAACGCAACCGGTACGACCGGATAA
- a CDS encoding MSMEG_4193 family putative phosphomutase, translating into MTVLLLIRHGANDMVHGRLAGRLPGVRLNEEGRRQAASLAARLADLPIEAVYSSPLDRTVETAEAIAAPRGLPIRLVEALQEVDYGEWQGAELKELYKHELWPGVQHYPSGTRFPNGETLGETQMRIVAALDALRARHPKGMIAVVSHADAIRLATAYYIGIHIDLFQRLEVATCSVTAIGFTRMGPRLLAYNDTGSLAHLKPKPEEAQPAPSEASPQSGQAAEAATGNGVAAPTAAATGATTPA; encoded by the coding sequence GTGACAGTACTGCTACTGATTCGTCACGGCGCAAACGACATGGTCCATGGTCGGCTCGCCGGTCGTCTCCCCGGGGTGCGATTGAACGAGGAAGGGCGGCGTCAGGCGGCGAGTCTGGCGGCGCGCCTGGCGGATCTGCCGATTGAGGCAGTGTATTCCAGTCCGCTGGATCGCACGGTCGAAACGGCAGAAGCCATTGCCGCGCCGCGCGGTCTTCCGATCCGGTTGGTCGAGGCGCTGCAAGAGGTCGATTATGGCGAGTGGCAGGGCGCTGAACTCAAGGAACTGTACAAGCACGAGTTGTGGCCCGGCGTCCAGCATTATCCCAGTGGCACCCGCTTCCCGAACGGCGAAACGCTGGGTGAGACCCAGATGCGCATTGTTGCTGCGCTCGACGCATTGCGCGCGCGTCACCCGAAAGGGATGATTGCCGTCGTTTCGCATGCCGATGCAATTCGCCTGGCGACAGCATACTATATCGGTATTCACATCGACCTGTTTCAGCGGCTCGAAGTCGCTACCTGCTCGGTGACGGCAATCGGCTTCACCCGGATGGGACCGCGGTTGCTGGCGTATAACGATACCGGTTCGCTGGCGCATTTGAAGCCAAAGCCGGAAGAAGCCCAACCTGCACCCTCTGAGGCGTCGCCGCAATCCGGGCAGGCGGCGGAAGCAGCGACCGGAAACGGCGTCGCTGCGCCAACCGCAGCAGCGACCGGCGCGACCACACCGGCGTAG
- a CDS encoding cryptochrome/photolyase family protein: protein MNDTPVTVWILGDQLLRAHPAIEAVEAQAGRRNMRIVLVESDARIAQMPYQRKKIVLILSAMRHYAASLRERGYLVDEVRAPSFVAGLQRHIAQHRSQRLVTMAAAEYETRRFQQDYLSQALGISVEVLPNTQFLTGRRNPFPDVEPSQRVIMERFYRAMRRHFDVLLEPDGSPTGGAWNFDRLNRRPLPRSVAPPPPLTFEPDAITRRVIAEVEARSGGVGTATGFALAVTHAQAEAALADFVAHRLAAFGPYEDAMSAAHDVLFHSMLSPYLNIGLLEPLQIVRTVEEAYRAGAAPIQSVEGFARQIIGWREYIYWQYWRLMPGLRDANAWNATRPLPRFFWSGDTDMRCLRHVIERAIATGYTHHIERLMIVCNFCLLAGIRPSEVNDWFLAHYVDAYDWVMQPNVIGMGLNADGGLTATKPYIASAAYIRKMSDYCDGCRYDPKRRIGPDACPFNTLYWNFLIRHEATLRANPRMGPAVLGLARFDASEREAVTRQAEMVLGEN from the coding sequence ATGAACGATACGCCCGTTACCGTCTGGATTCTCGGCGACCAGTTGCTTCGCGCGCATCCGGCCATCGAGGCGGTCGAGGCGCAGGCAGGGCGACGGAATATGCGTATTGTGCTGGTCGAGAGTGATGCGCGCATCGCGCAGATGCCGTACCAGCGCAAGAAGATTGTTCTGATCCTCAGCGCCATGCGCCACTATGCGGCGTCGCTGCGCGAGCGCGGATACCTGGTCGATGAGGTGCGCGCGCCGTCGTTTGTCGCAGGGTTGCAGCGCCACATTGCGCAGCATCGGTCGCAACGCCTGGTGACGATGGCAGCCGCCGAGTATGAGACCCGTCGCTTTCAACAGGATTATCTGAGCCAGGCGCTTGGCATTTCGGTCGAGGTGTTGCCCAACACCCAGTTTCTCACCGGTCGGCGCAATCCGTTCCCCGATGTCGAACCTTCGCAGCGCGTGATCATGGAGCGCTTCTACCGTGCGATGCGCCGCCATTTTGACGTGCTGCTCGAACCAGATGGATCACCGACCGGCGGTGCGTGGAACTTCGACCGGTTGAACCGTCGTCCGTTGCCGCGTTCGGTAGCGCCGCCGCCGCCGTTGACCTTCGAGCCGGATGCGATCACGCGCCGGGTCATCGCCGAAGTCGAGGCGCGCAGCGGCGGGGTCGGCACAGCAACCGGATTTGCGCTCGCGGTTACCCATGCGCAGGCGGAAGCGGCGCTTGCCGATTTCGTTGCGCATCGCCTGGCAGCGTTCGGACCCTACGAAGATGCGATGAGCGCCGCGCATGATGTGCTGTTCCACTCGATGCTCTCCCCCTACCTCAACATTGGGCTGCTCGAACCGTTGCAGATAGTGCGCACCGTTGAGGAAGCGTATCGCGCCGGCGCCGCTCCGATCCAGTCGGTCGAAGGGTTCGCGCGCCAGATCATCGGCTGGCGTGAGTACATCTACTGGCAGTACTGGCGATTGATGCCCGGTTTGCGCGACGCGAACGCCTGGAATGCAACGCGCCCGCTACCGCGCTTTTTCTGGAGTGGCGACACCGATATGCGTTGCCTGCGTCACGTCATTGAACGCGCGATTGCGACCGGCTACACCCACCACATCGAACGTTTGATGATCGTCTGCAACTTTTGCCTGCTGGCAGGAATCCGTCCCTCAGAGGTCAACGACTGGTTCCTTGCGCACTACGTCGATGCCTATGATTGGGTGATGCAGCCGAATGTGATCGGTATGGGGCTGAACGCCGACGGTGGGTTGACGGCGACCAAACCGTACATCGCTTCGGCTGCGTATATCAGAAAGATGAGCGATTACTGCGACGGATGTCGCTATGACCCAAAGCGGCGCATTGGACCGGATGCCTGTCCGTTCAACACACTCTACTGGAACTTTCTGATCCGGCACGAAGCGACACTCCGCGCCAATCCGCGCATGGGTCCGGCGGTGCTGGGACTGGCGCGGTTCGACGCCTCCGAGCGTGAGGCGGTGACGCGGCAGGCGGAGATGGTGTTGGGGGAGAACTGA
- a CDS encoding AAA family ATPase translates to MIERIVIHRFRGIRQGDLNHLRKFNLFIGPNNSGKTAILELLYLSATSGRPVQFIRDDLLPAETGVLRATTSARSDLLGYEPLPYLRQRHGKHGEWAGNPAVVTPEGGLEINLRRVPNSDGAPPWNSFRLAAPLPDWGEQDVYAFRKEDIARIAMFTLPQPTTLDPSMIPPTIAEAGVRPAGAATDTTTAAPTPITGTATEAEEVGSAATDTTTDTTTDTTTDTTTAAPTPITGTATEAEEVGSAATDTTTAAPTLTTGTATEAEEVGSAATDTTTTPISDWHYLWEPDWVYRWDRQEPIDRLAVWVTQGRRPQPQQVVFFSSQTANSHFTDHFAKWAYHNVKDWHETLAERMAQVFPALKGAKIEVLDAPDDQPGRTGYVRFPNRTPLAIDQFGDGARHAFKLLAALTALAATVDDDHPGLLLWEEPEVYMHAATLNRLLRSVADIVAQKPIQVCITTQSLEVLAWLILYLDQQPAMQPDQISTLHLNLKDGQLHVRPFIGKALGGWFDFFGDPRLIEEDELASPLTRLLSIREERE, encoded by the coding sequence ATGATCGAGCGTATCGTTATTCATCGCTTCCGTGGCATTCGCCAGGGCGATCTCAACCATCTGCGGAAATTTAATCTGTTTATCGGACCAAACAACAGCGGCAAGACCGCCATCCTCGAACTGCTCTACCTGAGCGCAACGAGTGGGCGACCGGTTCAGTTCATCCGCGACGATCTGCTGCCTGCCGAGACCGGTGTGCTCAGAGCGACGACATCGGCGCGCAGCGATCTGCTGGGCTACGAGCCGCTGCCATACTTGCGCCAACGTCATGGCAAGCACGGCGAGTGGGCCGGCAATCCGGCGGTGGTGACACCAGAAGGCGGGTTGGAGATCAACTTGCGCCGTGTGCCGAATAGCGATGGCGCCCCTCCGTGGAACTCCTTTCGGCTGGCCGCACCACTACCGGACTGGGGTGAGCAGGATGTGTATGCGTTTCGCAAGGAAGATATTGCCCGCATTGCGATGTTCACCCTGCCGCAGCCAACGACGCTTGACCCCAGTATGATCCCACCCACGATTGCCGAGGCCGGAGTCAGACCTGCCGGCGCAGCCACCGACACGACCACCGCCGCACCGACACCAATAACCGGTACAGCGACCGAAGCAGAGGAGGTGGGCAGCGCAGCCACTGACACGACCACCGACACGACCACTGACACGACCACCGACACGACCACCGCCGCACCGACACCAATAACCGGTACAGCGACCGAAGCAGAGGAGGTGGGCAGCGCAGCCACCGACACGACCACCGCCGCACCGACACTAACAACCGGTACAGCGACCGAAGCAGAGGAGGTGGGCAGCGCAGCCACCGACACGACCACGACGCCGATCTCCGATTGGCACTACCTCTGGGAACCGGACTGGGTGTACCGTTGGGATCGACAGGAACCCATTGATCGCCTGGCGGTCTGGGTCACGCAAGGACGACGACCACAGCCGCAGCAGGTCGTGTTCTTTTCCTCACAGACGGCGAATAGCCATTTCACCGACCACTTTGCCAAGTGGGCCTATCACAACGTCAAGGACTGGCACGAAACGCTTGCCGAGCGGATGGCGCAGGTGTTTCCGGCACTGAAGGGAGCCAAGATTGAGGTGCTTGACGCGCCCGACGACCAACCGGGCCGAACCGGCTATGTGCGCTTTCCGAACCGAACGCCGCTGGCCATCGATCAGTTCGGTGACGGCGCCCGTCATGCGTTCAAGTTGCTCGCTGCCCTCACCGCCTTAGCCGCGACGGTTGATGACGATCATCCCGGCTTGCTCTTGTGGGAGGAGCCAGAGGTGTATATGCACGCAGCAACGCTCAACCGTCTGTTGCGCAGCGTAGCCGATATTGTTGCTCAAAAGCCGATTCAAGTATGCATCACTACCCAGAGTCTGGAAGTTCTGGCGTGGCTGATTCTCTATCTTGATCAACAACCGGCCATGCAACCGGATCAGATCAGCACGTTGCATCTCAACCTGAAGGATGGACAGTTGCACGTGCGTCCATTTATTGGCAAAGCGCTCGGCGGATGGTTCGATTTCTTTGGTGATCCGCGCCTGATTGAAGAAGACGAACTGGCTTCACCGCTGACACGCCTGTTGAGCATTCGGGAGGAACGTGAATGA
- a CDS encoding DUF2256 domain-containing protein — translation MLRAALRYGMGGGQTGIITAGEEEPVRGVKKQHLPEKICATCGRPFTWRKSLAKNWNDVKYCSDACRKYRRHGRNVHR, via the coding sequence ATGCTGCGCGCAGCGTTGCGTTATGGTATGGGCGGCGGGCAAACCGGGATCATCACCGCTGGAGAGGAAGAGCCTGTGCGAGGCGTTAAAAAGCAGCATTTGCCGGAAAAGATTTGTGCAACGTGTGGTCGTCCTTTCACCTGGCGCAAGAGTCTGGCGAAGAATTGGAACGATGTGAAGTACTGTAGCGATGCCTGCCGCAAGTATCGGCGGCACGGCAGAAATGTTCACCGGTAA
- a CDS encoding DUF3090 family protein, translating to MTKFTYDLDPVTRITASAVGPPGQRVFYIQARRGRELVSLIAEKEQVRALAQAIDRLLEELAEKNPLLSSSDDLLLVSDMNLEEPIEPRFRIAQMGIGYDAERDMVILVMQGYREDESEEEPPTARFGASRQQMRALSEHAANVVARGRKICGNCGRPVDPGGHFCPQMN from the coding sequence ATGACAAAGTTCACCTATGATCTCGACCCGGTGACGCGCATCACGGCGAGCGCAGTCGGTCCGCCGGGGCAGCGCGTCTTCTACATCCAGGCGCGCCGTGGGCGTGAACTGGTGTCACTGATCGCGGAAAAGGAACAGGTTCGCGCGCTTGCGCAGGCGATTGACCGCCTGCTCGAGGAACTGGCGGAGAAAAATCCGTTGCTTTCTTCGTCCGACGATCTCTTGCTGGTCAGCGATATGAACCTGGAAGAACCGATTGAACCGCGGTTTCGTATTGCTCAGATGGGAATTGGGTATGATGCCGAGCGCGATATGGTCATCCTGGTGATGCAGGGGTATCGTGAGGACGAGAGTGAAGAGGAGCCGCCAACCGCGCGCTTTGGCGCTTCTCGTCAGCAAATGCGCGCTTTGAGCGAACATGCGGCGAATGTGGTTGCGCGTGGACGCAAAATCTGCGGCAACTGCGGTCGTCCCGTCGATCCCGGTGGTCACTTCTGCCCGCAAATGAACTGA